Within the Hermetia illucens chromosome 6, iHerIll2.2.curated.20191125, whole genome shotgun sequence genome, the region TGGGACGTACACCTCCTATGATGCAAACTTGTTTCTCATTGGGAGGAAACTTGTTCCTCAAATGCTAACGTTCCAAAATGCGTAGAATACACCAAAGGGGTTCAGAAATCTTCTTTCAACGGAACTTCAGAACACCAGAGTATTATATCTCTTATTCCTAATATAATGAGGTAGACCCTGAGCTGTAAATAATGTTATTATCTTTCAAATTGGTTGAAGTCCGAAGCTTGGAAATTTAACGTATATTTTAGACATATTTATATTCCAGAAATTGCGGAATACGAGAATAAAGTGATTTTCACTCAGACTACATTTCAAGTGCCAGTCGCTTATTACCCCTTTCTAATATTTGCTAGTTTCACGTGAAATTTATAGGTCTACTGCTAACTTGGCAACTGAATTAATGGAGGTTAATTTAATACGGCAATGCGGCCTTGGAGCACATTTCAGcctagaaaaaaattcaattaatatTCCCAAAGTGTGATCTGCGGATATTTCTTCCGAAATCCTACACACAGACGATAGTCGGAGGCAAAGTTTCATTGCTGACTACTAACAAAAAACCCCTATTTTAACATATCTACATTCCAATATGATCGCCACAATCTTGCCACATGTATGAAGCGTGAGTGGGATGATCTTGCcatcaaattgaaatttttcttaTCGCTCCCTAAAATACCTGTCATGAATTTCTTTACACCATCCCTTGAAGTGAAGACCATAGATGAACAAACGGATTTTCTCACAGATCTTCTTAACAGTCACAATGTTTTTCTATGATGTTCACATATCATCTTACATTAATTGAACCATCTCCTACCAGATAAGGACATACATTCAGTCCATTACACAACTTTTCCATAGCCAAACCCAATCAACTATGACTAACTAGTACCAAATAATAGCCTCCTGAAAAGACTCGACTCTTCCTTAAGGCTTGTCCCATTCTCCAGCAACATcaacaaaaaatcaattttttaggAGTGAAACTTATTATCTAATAAGGAATAACTAAAAGAAAATTGGTCCAGTGTTCGAAATACACATAAGGATAACAACAGATAAAAAACCCATCTTGAAAAATCATTAATTTGTTTCAAAACTGCTGAAAATAGTTCGGCCCAGTCTCCTGATCCCAATGCGGACAACCATTAAACAGACCTAGAGAAACCTATAAATTTGCCCAAATATATTCTTTGGTCCTAGTTTTCAGCTTCTATGTGGTTATAACCGTAATGAATATCATCTAGAAAGGTTTCCAAAGGTCTATTCACCACTCACAATAAGGTTAGGCCCAAATGCTATCAAGGAAGTACAATTGAAGGCTTCTAAAAATGCCATGACATGAACCGTACGAACGGGATATAATATTCCAATCCATAACCAACTTGGATAATTGCCAAATGTAAAAAGGGACGTGGGAACCAAAACTCAGAAATCCTTCGAATAGCAACAAACTGCTAACCTTCCCTTTATCTAAATGCGCTCGAAAAAAGATTCAAATTACAGTTTTGAAAGATATTCAAACGCAGCCATGACTAAAGGACATAGAAAAAAaaggtggaagcaaaaagtaagCCTGCACGTGTGCCCTTTTTTCTGGGCTATCTGATGCGATCCTAAGCGATTTGTTGGCCATAACATAATATCAGAGAATATCAAGCACTTTTTTTGCTTCTTGCCATATTCTAGAAGAGAAAATACTTTACAAGTCCGTTTTGGCTGAAAGGGAATTGAAAACAGGAACAATAACATTCAGGATCATGGATGAGTCCTATACAACGTGTGGGAACTTCGGGAAACATCACTTTCCCACGATTTTCAACTTAGCATCCATTGCACATTCATCCTTCGCTCCATACTCCTCCAACATTTGGTGCTTCCCATACAAGTGTCTCAGTTTCTTGAAGATTTTCGAACACCTGCCATTTTTTTGTGCACCGATTTCATCTTATTTCATGGCGTATATGCACTTGGGTGTATATCTACACTGTCCTTATGTGATGGCTCCTTTTTTCCTCCTTCATCAATTCTGAAGCAGTGCACCACATGGCATGTGTAGTAGATGGCGGAATTATTGGAACAGATTTAGTCCAAAGCCTCAAAATTATTAGCTCACCATTGATCTGGAAATATCTGCTAAGAAAATTTTTTGCAATAGATTCTATCTGAGAATCACTACTTCCTTAAAATCAGTCCTAACTAAGCAATCTATACTTAAAGGACATGCTTGGTGTTTAATCAAAATTCCGTGCACTACTGTATCCCAATCAGATTTAGATCTTTTTATGCTATAAGGTTCCTTTGGGCCACAAAAAAGAATCCCAACAACCCGAACATGTGGTGGTGGTAGCGTCTTCGGGACTATATAAGCGGTGCATCCCGAGAATGTCATCATCAGTTCAAACTCAGATATTCCTTGAGGAACATTCATTCCCGTTCAGTTTACACAAGTATTTTAAAAAAACTTCCAAAATGTGTGTGGATTCATCACGTGTTCAATTTTCGCTGAATAGCGTCAATCATTCAAAGAAGTTCGCAACCAGCTACAGTATCAAGAAGATGCTCAAAGCGATCTTCAAGAAGTACAAGGTCAAGGACGCCAGCTCCTGTGAATCTTTGGAATCTCTGGAATCATTGGATAACATTCGAAATTCACAAGTCGAGGATTATTCTACCGAAATCGAGGACAACGCCGCCAACGAGAGGCTATTGGAGAATTACGAGCAATTGAGCGATTACGAATCGGAGGATGACGATCAAGACAAGTTCCTGATACCAGTGAATTGTGTTCAAACTCCAAGCGGAACATTTTTCTGGACAACGACCCAACAACCTGCCGATAAGGATCTCATCCAGCCACTCAACTGCTACACTCAATATCAAATTGCAGAATTCCAACGATGCGATCGTTGGGCACAAGCTTAATGCGAATATTGTTTTGTTGTAAAACATTTTTGGTCTTCCCAAATTCCATTATGTCTTCCACTTGACCGAAAGCTTTAATTCATTGTGATATTTTGTTGAGAAAATTATTCGATTTATGTTTACGATCTTTGATGATATTgtgattaataaaaaataattcgtTGTAAATAGTATCTTTTATTGGTATTCTTTTCTCTTTGCTAAATCTGAGCTGTTGGAGTGATCAAATTCTTGAATTCTTCCTGTAACAGAAAGTTTAAGGCAATCCCCGATTTGTTTAATAACTTCAAATGCAATTTTCCTTCCCCTACGccttcttttcacttttttgaaaatcacTTGTTCCTTAGAAACAGATTATGCACCTGAAAAGAAGCAAAAACAAGTGATGTTTCCCTCGACTGTAATATGATCTTAGAGACAAGTCATAGGGGTTCAAAATTCATGTTGCAAGGGTAAAAGGTGCAAGGCTCAGTACATCACTTTACCTGTGGTGCGTAATGTAGGGTAAGACTTTGCAATAGGGGTGTACGAGGTATATGTGGCAGATATGTGTGCATTATAAAGTGTGCACTCAAATACAGTTGACTCTTGATAATTCGAAATCCAAGGGACCATGGAAAAAGTTTGAATTATCAAGGGTTTCAATCAACCAACTTGGATTTTTTTAAGATGACAAATATACAAATgtattttaaaactttattaatataGGGCAATTAATTACAACATACAAAATGTATTAATACAAGTACAGGCACACCTCGACTTATCACGTTAATTGGTTCCATAAGTCGAAGCGTAAGAAATACATGCTCGTATGCATAGGGTAGGTAGGTGTCGCTTATTTCTTAtataacaattcgggaaaccggaagctcgacgcttcaggtatgaaaggtttcgtttgcttcttctgtaagtatatttgagtgcagaactatcccatttctaCGTAGCCtgctatatatatacatttagcatatcagactactgactttagtgtgatattgatatttttttttctttagtttttaaaatcatttttatttttaagaaataggtaagaatagtatatagattggaaaaatgaacaataaaaaaacaatcttttaaaacaataaaaataacttaaatctaatggccactgtgggctctcaaagttttcgaataacgatttgcaggcagagaagagaaattttacaataagttgtcgggaaatggtcaaaaacccgacagaattcacttggccttagtggcaaataaggaaatataaaagtaataatagtaataaatgttttatcgcttcaaaagatacttttaacttaaattattgttatatattttatattatatattttttctttttcttgcaaTAACATCCACAGGgagaaaagttaataataataattgtaatatttacaaagaaacaaagaataataacgtatgtatgtataagttattatacaactggaggcaaaatcagcacccgttcaatatgtacatatttacaaagccccaccaagaaacaaatgacagaactgagcacggccaccgctaaccagcatcccgcagccaccaataccaggatttttctttttcatcccgcttaatatcaattgctctcgctctggagtatctccagtcgaatcccggagcccccactgtcaaattcgagaggtattctatccttttgtccgtggcccgtctatgtatatgatacataaccggatcaccggcagaatcaagaattagaccatttctgtcaagatacacgaacgcttcgggaggaatgaagcctgtcgtgagagttttctcgaaatacccatcatttgggtagaacggctgcgaaacccaagggttctcgccatgcgaagcaaatcgcactatatgattccgaatcaatctgacgataactgtgtcgattcttggcacagcagcagctgcatacatcacttcattagttacatagtgctcatagtttgacgaa harbors:
- the LOC119659724 gene encoding enhancer of split malpha protein-like, with the protein product MCVDSSRVQFSLNSVNHSKKFATSYSIKKMLKAIFKKYKVKDASSCESLESLESLDNIRNSQVEDYSTEIEDNAANERLLENYEQLSDYESEDDDQDKFLIPVNCVQTPSGTFFWTTTQQPADKDLIQPLNCYTQYQIAEFQRCDRWAQA